A single Micromonospora luteifusca DNA region contains:
- a CDS encoding sensor histidine kinase, whose translation MTFEALRRWWATVPPWVGESALVVVVAVATVFRIRAGVLQPGDRPPDQAAYLLGLAMSTVLPLRRRWPALVLTLVTVGWLAYHILDYPGGAPAAPIWVALYTGAAATDRAASMLVAAFLIASDLQGRVATHHLDPLDPTLDGSFGVFIAALLLGEAARSRRHWQAETRARLALLTAERDRAAEDRDRAAAERLARERIRIAQELHDITAHTIAVIGVQAGVAAETLKDSPEQARAALGAVRQASREAMRDLRAAVGVLRDGTPATADPPGDADPADTGSPEGVPLGAAPVQPEPPAPSLDRLPVMARACGAGDGPTVALTWRGDRRPLPRAVEATAYRIAQESLTNVLRHAAANRVDVTVEYLPDGLRLEIVDDGTQPATPGTGFGIRGMAERAGSLGGWLTAGSEPAGGFRVRAWLPVREATT comes from the coding sequence GTGACGTTCGAGGCGTTGCGGCGCTGGTGGGCGACGGTGCCGCCGTGGGTCGGCGAGTCGGCCCTGGTGGTCGTCGTGGCGGTGGCGACCGTCTTCCGGATCCGGGCCGGCGTGCTGCAGCCCGGGGACCGGCCGCCGGACCAGGCGGCGTACCTGCTCGGGCTGGCCATGTCGACGGTGCTGCCGCTGCGCCGCCGCTGGCCGGCGCTGGTGCTCACGCTGGTCACGGTGGGCTGGCTGGCGTACCACATCCTCGACTACCCGGGTGGGGCGCCGGCCGCGCCGATCTGGGTCGCGCTCTACACCGGTGCCGCCGCGACCGACCGGGCCGCGTCGATGCTCGTCGCCGCGTTCCTGATCGCGTCCGATCTGCAGGGGCGCGTCGCCACTCACCACCTCGACCCCCTCGATCCCACTCTGGACGGCTCGTTCGGTGTCTTCATCGCCGCGCTCCTGCTCGGCGAGGCCGCGCGCAGCCGCCGCCACTGGCAGGCCGAGACCCGGGCCCGGCTCGCGCTGCTCACCGCCGAGCGGGATCGGGCGGCCGAGGACCGGGACCGGGCCGCGGCGGAGCGCCTTGCCCGGGAACGGATCCGCATTGCCCAGGAGCTGCACGACATCACGGCGCACACGATCGCGGTGATCGGGGTACAGGCCGGGGTGGCGGCGGAGACGCTGAAGGACTCGCCCGAGCAGGCCCGGGCGGCGCTCGGCGCCGTACGCCAGGCGAGCCGGGAGGCGATGCGCGACCTGCGCGCGGCGGTGGGAGTACTGCGCGACGGCACCCCGGCCACGGCCGATCCGCCCGGCGACGCCGATCCGGCGGACACCGGTTCACCCGAGGGCGTCCCGCTCGGCGCCGCACCGGTCCAACCGGAGCCGCCGGCGCCGAGCCTCGACCGGCTACCGGTGATGGCCCGAGCCTGCGGGGCCGGAGACGGACCGACGGTGGCGCTCACCTGGCGCGGCGACCGCCGGCCACTGCCCCGGGCGGTCGAAGCGACCGCGTACCGGATCGCCCAGGAGTCGCTGACCAACGTGCTGCGGCATGCCGCAGCCAACCGGGTCGACGTCACCGTGGAGTATCTGCCGGACGGACTGCGACTGGAGATTGTCGACGATGGCACTCAGCCGGCCACACCGGGGACCGGATTCGGCATCCGC